The window ATTAGTATTTTTTATATTTTTGTCTCTTCTATCGTAATGCCTCTTTTTCCCAACGCGGTCATAAGGCCCTGAATTAACTCGTGGTCCATGCCAAGCCTCTCAGGAGGGATGACCCCAGGGCCTTTAATCATGCCCTTCGACACCATGCCTGCAACTATGGATGCCGTGTATGCCGTAGTCCTTGCCATCGCGGTGACCTGAGTTTTTTGGTTGAAGCGGTCCAGGAGGGTGTACCTGTACCCTCTCGCATCCCCCGATGATTCCCCCTTGACCTCAATGAGCATCGCTACTAAGTCCCTTATCTCGGGGTTCCAGAGAGTCCTTTCTAGTATTCTCGCAGTGACGAGGCGGGGCTGCACCTCGATTCCTGAGACCGGTACAGGCTTGTCATCAAAAAAACCAAGATCTCTTAGGAGTTTTACCTTCTCAACGTGGCCAGGGTATCTCAGGGTCTTTTCCCACATCTCATCAACCCCGGGGATGGAGTCGACGATGGTTCTAAGGCCGTCTGTATAGAACGCCTCAAGGATCCCGACACCAGGAAACTCGATCTTCTCGAGGCCACTCAAGGCGGGGACCCTGACATGTTTGCCGCCTTCTATGATGCCTACGTCCCTCACGTATTCGTCAATGAGCCCCTCTGCGGACCACGTGAGGGTATAGCCAAGGGGTGGGATCGGGATCTCAGGGATGCCCCCGACCATTATGTGAACCTCCCGCACCTTCTCGAGCCTCAAGACTGCATATCCTGTAAGGATATTGGAGAGTCCGGGGGCGATCCCACAGTCGGGGATTATTGTCACCCCAGCATCTTTAGCGGCTCCGTCTAAGTCTACAGGATTCTCGGCGGTAAACGAGACATCAACAATATCGATTCCGGCATCGATCGCGGCTTCGAGGGCCTTATAGCCAAAGTCTCCTGGTAGGGCACCTAGAATCAGGTCGAATTTCTTCATTTTGGAAACCATAGCCTCGTGGTCAGTAGTGTCAATGGTGATCCAGTTGCAGCCCGGGATCGCAAGCGTAGCCTGTTTTGCCCTCTCCTTGTTGATGTCGCTGAAGGTGACTTCAGTGCCGGGGTTTGACTCGAAGAAGTCTTTTCCAATAATAGACCCAATCTTTCCTGAGCCCAGAACTATAACGTTCATAACGTGTAGTCTCTTGTGGAAATGGTGCTAGAACCCTTTTCATGGTTTCCATCTGAGAGGAGCATAAAACATGATCTTAGCTTACTGAGAGACCTAGATCGGATCGAGCTCGATGATACTGGATACTTTTTGAAGGTGAGTCTGAAAGTGTTTAGCAAAGGCTATTACTAACTGGCTTTGAAGCATTCTACGAAGTTGCTAGCAACTTGGACCGAAAGATCTAACAACCGGCATCCTTGGCTTGACCTTTTGATTTTTGAAAATATTAAAGCGGAGTTTCTTTAGCATTCTGACTAGATATGTCTATTCTAGCACCTGAAATCGGGGTATTATCTAGATATCTATGATAGGCGGTTATAATACCAGAAGATGAAGGAAGAGACAAGAAAATCAGAGAATCGTAGATATTCTCTTCTATGGCATACAAATGATTTGAATGAATCCAAATAAAATCCGAAAACCATCTCCGCGCGCACCCGTTTGCCTCTTCGTCTGTTGTGGCTGTAGAATCTAAAGCTCTCGAGAAAATTATGGATCTGAGAGATCTGCTGATTGGAAAACTGAGCAGACTGCTCAGATTTCCCCTGCGATCCATTTTTTCTCAAAAAAAAGAAAAGCTGCATTAATTTCCAAACACTTCTAATCCCGTAGATAAATAAGGGGAAAAAATCATCGAAGATTTTTGTGATTAGCTTTAAAGTTGCTCTTAGTGCGCGCAATTACTTAATCTTCGAGTGTATCTTCCCCGCTAACATATACATAATCACGTACACGATAAGCCTATAGATCACCGCGGATCCAGGAGGGATGCAGATAAAGGAAAGTGCAGTGAACCCTCTTAACCCTACCTCATAGCTTAGCCGGAGCAGCTCATAGTCAGTCATTCCCATGGGTTCAGCCAGGGTCCCTAGGAGATCTCCTGGAGCTGGCCCGGCCCCTCCGATAACGTCGATATCATAGTGAACGTAAATGGCCTCAGTCTCATCATATGCTTTGGAGAGCTCCTCGCAGAGCCACTCTATACCGTTCTTCCTGACTTCCCACATGGGATAAAAATTCGCTCCAGCGTCCAAGAACGTCTTGATGTTTTTTTGTCTTCCCCCACTCATGGCTCTTTCCCCGATCTCCACTAGATTCCTTGGGATAATGTTCTCATGGAACTCGTACATCTTCGCCTTCCAGCTCCCAGAGCCTGCGATCCTAGGGTCACCCGTGAGGGCGTCCAGAGGCTCGTTGTCCCAATGGACATCGGTGCTGATCACCCCCACGTTCCCTTTAGTCCTCTCCGCGATGGGTTTAGCTATGGCGTAGGATCCGCACGGTGAGTTCTGCCCCAATACTATGGGGGTTGCCCCCGCGTCTAGGGCCAAGTTCACAATGTCTTCTACGGCCTTTTGGGCTGCTAGCACATTATCCGCTGTAGGATTGTCCTTCACCTCGGGGGGAATATCCGCATCCCCCATGTCCACCACCCTAAGAAGCTCCAAGACATCCATATCGAACTCCTGCATGTACCCCGAATAGTACTTTACTGATTGCTGTCTCACCCTTTTTGGCGACGCAATCCACTCATCTTTGCTTACACCGCTGTATGGGCCCCAGCTAGCCAC of the Candidatus Bathyarchaeota archaeon genome contains:
- a CDS encoding saccharopine dehydrogenase C-terminal domain-containing protein, encoding MNVIVLGSGKIGSIIGKDFFESNPGTEVTFSDINKERAKQATLAIPGCNWITIDTTDHEAMVSKMKKFDLILGALPGDFGYKALEAAIDAGIDIVDVSFTAENPVDLDGAAKDAGVTIIPDCGIAPGLSNILTGYAVLRLEKVREVHIMVGGIPEIPIPPLGYTLTWSAEGLIDEYVRDVGIIEGGKHVRVPALSGLEKIEFPGVGILEAFYTDGLRTIVDSIPGVDEMWEKTLRYPGHVEKVKLLRDLGFFDDKPVPVSGIEVQPRLVTARILERTLWNPEIRDLVAMLIEVKGESSGDARGYRYTLLDRFNQKTQVTAMARTTAYTASIVAGMVSKGMIKGPGVIPPERLGMDHELIQGLMTALGKRGITIEETKI
- a CDS encoding arginase family protein, translating into MSYPSWIDIKDSLLKGRNVPMIEPDMPTFMGVPHARGPGDLTGADVAIIGAPYVASWGPYSGVSKDEWIASPKRVRQQSVKYYSGYMQEFDMDVLELLRVVDMGDADIPPEVKDNPTADNVLAAQKAVEDIVNLALDAGATPIVLGQNSPCGSYAIAKPIAERTKGNVGVISTDVHWDNEPLDALTGDPRIAGSGSWKAKMYEFHENIIPRNLVEIGERAMSGGRQKNIKTFLDAGANFYPMWEVRKNGIEWLCEELSKAYDETEAIYVHYDIDVIGGAGPAPGDLLGTLAEPMGMTDYELLRLSYEVGLRGFTALSFICIPPGSAVIYRLIVYVIMYMLAGKIHSKIK